aataaataactatattttgataatacaaatcgttatacatttatttacttacatattatttataggttatgattgatattatttaaagatataaGTTAAACATTCCGTACATCTGAACATAAAAGAGAACTTTGATTTACATGTGAatatatactttcttttttcaatacATGCTAGTATACTATAATAAGTCAAAGTCACATGGATTTGTAGACGTAATATAATTAAGAAGGTCTAGACAAACTTGAATCTTCTCGTATCAAGAGAAGTTTTGTTGAAACTTTTGTCTGTTAGACTGATTCTATATACTTTAGAAAATTAATCTTAACTCATGATTCATGAATCGAATATGATTATTTAGTAGaatagaaaattatttgaaagattctaagagagaaaaatatcttataaagcCTAAGAATGCATATCGCGTTTCTTTTTAACCAAATagaaaattgataatttatattttcatttttttaatttcttttctagaCTCATAGTGGGGTAAATTTGGTgtcataaaagtttaataattcgGAAAAGAAGAAATACTTGTAAAGGATGCTATTTGTTTAACTAATTGCTTGATGGAAAAAGAACGAGTCCTTGAGTGTTGTAATAgatgaaatttagaaaagagggaaaaaaaaagaaaataagaaagacaATAAGAATTGAGATGCAGAATAAAGTAAAAGGAGAGAATAAAGGAGTTTTTAAAACGAACTagagattaagaaaaattacataacaaGTTTTATGGATAAATTATCgtcacaaaaaaatttaataatttatcttttggaaaaataacaattataaatggTAAGGAATCCATTTTGAAGAATCAAAAGTTAATTTGTTGAGATTTTCAATTAGCTATTGCAATCATAGTTTTATTGTGAAAAAcatattgaataataaatcaatgTAATAATGGAAtgaacaaaagtaaaagaaacatcataaataacgataaattgttatattttaaggCAAAATGACTTTTTCTTTACAATCTGGTCACTTAAATTTTTGCTTTTCTATACaatcttcttcttttccattGGTAATTTATTTCCaagttattgttatttatttatttgccaTATATTCTTACTTGAATTTAATCTTTTAgttcttttacattttaatttttaattaatatttattttacctctttcatttactttttatttttacttttaacctttaaaacaagttttaattttagcttgtttataaactattttattgtGTAAGAAATTTAAGTTCAATTTAACattacaaattaatttgtaaaataaaatttatatttatttatatattataaattaatctttagtataatattttcaaacattatACATTTTCATTTATCAAAGTTATCAATATAAATACCTATTATTATATGATCTCAGTTACACAAAATTAATGCAAAAGGACATCAGTTATACATGATTCCTAATTATACATTCATAAGAACATATGATATATAAATGATTACTGAATTAGCTTGTAAAATAATCTAGGTTTGCATCTACTATAAATAAATTggtgttatatattttcaatacaCATTCTATGttgaaagatatatattttcaacataaaactaaaatccTATAACAGTTTTtgatagtaaataaaataatatattcaataaataataaattttattaagataaattaatttatagtcgTAATACCATATTAAAATCTCTAAATCTAATTTAGTTTCACAattaacttgaaaaaaatattttttttatgtattataaattgatatagGTATAAAACTTCCAAACACTTATTAATCTTAcaagtttcttttatatttttcaattcaattaatcttatttaacttgttttaagatttctttaaacaaatatataataaaaacagtaCTTTAACTAAAAGTGCAATATTAACATCCTTTAGTCGATTTTATAAGAAATAacgaataataataataataataataataataataataataataataataataataataataataataataataataataataataataataataatNaataataataataataataataataataataataataataataataataataataataataataataataataataataataataataataagatatgtTTTCTTGATTTGTTACAtggattattataatataatataacatgttCAATCCACGAGATTTTAACCCATACATAAACTAAAATCAATAATGCATGTGTGATTTTTGTTCGTTAATTTAATGCATAGAAAATCATCCATTGATTAGCTTCTTAGTTTTTTGTGGTTGAATCCAAACGTACACGTGGGTTAtgatactattaaaataaacctatttttatataatgcacatttaaatatatattgcaCATGAGAGGATTTGTGGATTTAGTTACTTGCGAGTAAGCATAATAACACATGTGATTACTTAAAAGATTTAAACCAATTATTGTAATGCTATTTTACTTTACATGTATTTGCAATGAAGTTTGATTCGTTCTTGGttgactttttattaaaaatttattctttattttcgtcttttaaattacaatacaacaataaaaaagtaTGTTACTCAgaattttatgaatatattgaataataaactaataaaattgtaaaattaaaaaatgtaatattactaaaagttaaaaatatacaaaacaaaatttaatatcaattttaaaaaaaaataaaaatacattagaTCAAACAAAAGAATGGAGTTGAGGACATCACCTTTaagaaaagttaataaaattaaccataacaaattaaatatataaagcaAAAACAATATTGTAAGAAGATTTAggttgaaatatataaattatttttattatattaataataataatgataaaatatatcaaaggtATCCTACAGTACCGGTTtcagttaatttttaaaattcaaataaatctggctcttagaaaaagaaattctaaaACAATCTtgactcttatttttttttctattttccattatttggataaatttttgaaaccctactttaaatttaagtatacTTTAACAATTTCTCTATTGTTCAATTTCGTTGAACGTGGACTCTAACTTTCCAACATTGTAggatttgtataaaaaaataattatttgatacatttaaatttttgtatactcatttaatattaattttattttattttttcttaaaaaattatacaaatttatacttttataatcattttactattatattagGTTTgaagtgaaataaaaataaaagtttatcaCGCTACCATCACTCTCTTTGTATAAagttttatgataattttatttaaaagtcaGAAACATTGTTTTCTGGCAAAGTAGTGACCTAAACTTCAAAATCAAAAATAGAGTATAGCGTATTGCCTAAACCGATTTCTAAGATCTGAAAAGTGTTATAATAATcagattttacaatttttttgaacAAAGGGTGCGTTTCACGATAGGCTAAGGAATCATTTTATTGAAAGCACTTATCTGAATTTTTGCTTTATTGGTTTTCGAACTATCTGGTCAATGCCATAACAGCAAGAAGGTAATTGATACTAACACTTACTTTTTTATGGAATGAAGAAAGGAATATAGCTACCTAACACTCTCACAACAAAATTATGCATAATGTCCACACAGGAAAAAAGGTTCAACgatggattttttatttttattttccatcaTTGGATTTACtattaagataatatatatatatatatatatatcactacCCTCTTTGAAATACACTTTTCATTATTACTTATAATCTACTCAAACTATGATATTAGATTCATGTGATGTTATGTCTTTGAGTGAACTTTCTCTCATAATGAATAATGTTCTTAACATTGACAGCAAAATTCTTTAGTCCTACACTCATTCCCTTAACTTGCAACCCAAGATTTTATCATaacgttttattttaatttaattgagttttatcTCAACATCAGTTATGAGATTCGTATTGTTGTATTTCAATAAGTCACTAGTGGAAAAAGTTGATTAACGTcgattattttgaatttttaacatCTACTAAACAACCGACATCATTTCCGGTGATGTCAATGGGACATCAGACAtgaatataaccgacgtctataatgacgtcagtcaGTGCCATGTCCaacgtcactaaacgtcggagtaggactaactggacgtctaaagacattatatagacgtcggtctaagcaataaccgacgtcgaagaggcactaaagacttcgaaaatgacactgactgacgtctaaaaggtactatagaTGTCGAtgtatacattaaccgacgtctaatacagtggttgtgttttagtgcagttttgttcccgtctttggatagcctagtagcataATCTCTTTTGCTAGTTTTccccaaaaaaagcttgcgtcttttgaatttcttatgacatttcaacccaaaaccgaacctaggttgttgcttagttccattttcatccgcaagagagaaaaatggcAGTGAAACGATAACCAAACAACGACCCAGgttcgtttttgggttgaaacgaccaACAGAAATTTacaagacgccgctttttctgggaggcagctaggaaatggagaatgtgttactaggttaccccaagaaaggaacaaaactgcactaaaacacaacacaaagaaagcaaattttaatcagttgaactagaagataatcgatgaaagactaaacaaagtttaaacggtaagcataaaaaaaaactcacctgggatgcaatgccgaaagagagaaaaagaagaggaggaagacgataaagatatcagaaacaataatgcaataccacaagagagaaaaaagagaagagaggaagacAATATCAGAAATTGAATGTCGTGAAGAGTCtgtggtttatttaaaatgaaatggagcGTTGGTTGCTTGcgaaaccgacatctatagttGACAATGCCTATTAGATGTCGTTTCTCTAACTAATTCGACaaccaagttaacatttaaactgactttttgaatgtcCATTAGACGTTGGTTCtgaaggggcaccgacgtctagggcgttgaaccgattgacgtttcacTTCCTGTCAGGGACGTAGACGACAATTGTGAAGGGGcgctgacgtctataataatatagacatcggttttCTGTTGTCGGACGTGGAAGTGCCTCGGAGTTTGAtgcacataattaattacatgcacatagacgtcgcacaCCCAGAAATGCGATGTCTATTTTGCAGAAATTTTTGTCTTTCCGCCTTCCGGAcaggccatagacgtcggtttttgacAACCTGACGTCTAATCGCCTGGGAATCAGGTGACCAGCATTAACTGCACCCaagtagacgtcggcccccaTCACAACTGACGTCAAATGCGCAGGAGAAGtttgtcttctcgcctacctcattACATTGGACGTCGGCTTACGATAGAACTGACGTGTATTACTTAATAGATGTATTAACttgaaaccgacgtctaagttaCCATCTTATTTACAGTAATGTCACTGGTCATCATATGATGTCGGTGGAGCTCTAACAAACATCTATTAAGTGATgttgaacaactttttttactagtgagtGGTTAAAacatatcttattatttatattaaaaagtggcATACAAAAAAGCACAGTGGAGTTGGagatactattaaaataaaaaatatatattttaacatagaaaaatcattatttgatatattacTATTTCTCTAACAAAAATTAATCACCCTTCATTTAAGATTACATGTTTCTGGAAGAAACATACGAAAGGCATAGCTCAATGGGCCACGTCATCATTTTGGTGTAACATAAGATACGGTACAGTGTCATAGCTCTTCAATTCACCTGCACACAATCTCTTTCCGTTGTGTCTCTGGCAATGGACAATATCTCAGAAATGGAAAGTGCCATAGAAGAGTCCCTTCTGAGCAAGAAGAGTTCCAATGCCAAGGGTGGCTTCAGAACCTTACCTTTCATCATAGGTAATGAATGAGTTACCATTCTATTTTCTTCAGATGTCTGATAATGAATATGTGCTAATAGATGTTGTTCTTGTGGCAGCAAATGAGGCCTTTGAGAGACTGGCTAGCCTTGGGCTAATGCCTAACATGATATTGTACTTGACAAGACAGTATGGCATGCAAACTGCAGGAGCCACCAATTTTCTCCTACTATGGTCTGCTGTCTCAAATCTCACCCCATTCATCGGTGCTGTCCTTGCAGACTCCTATGTGGGTCGATATTCCATGATCGCTTTTGGATCTGTTGCAAGCCTACTGGTAATGTTCTTTCCTCTTCTGTTCAAAGTTTTATTAATTGCAAGCTCGGTTGTAGCTTTGTCACGATACTTTTCATTCCAAGAAATTGCTGAGAAATTTGATTTCTGCCGAGTTGCAACTGTAAAGGATAAACCATAATGGCTGGTTTTTGAAATGCTTGCCTCTGATATAATGTTGTCACTTTTCAGTCACCGATagctttgttttcttttgttaaatttgtACGGCAACAACATTgatgaactaaaataaaaattagtggCCAACACTATGGTGTACTGTGAGTGTATGCATAAAATCAGTTAATTAGAACTGTTTTCTGAACCTTGTTTGTGTTGGGGCTGTGCAGGGGATGGTTCTTCTATGGTTAACAACTTTGATTCCTATGTCAAAGCCACTTTGTGAGGGATTTTTAACCGACAGCTGCGATAACTCTCCTACAACAATTCAACTTTTGATCTTGCATTCTTCATTTGCCCTAATGTCTATTGGAGCTGGAGGCATAAGATCATCCTCCTTGGCCTTTggtgttgatcaattgaccaagagGGACAAAGATGCGGGAATCCAAGAGAGCTATTTCAGCTGGTACTTTGCTGCTGTTTCAATGTCATCACTGATAGGTTTAACTGTTGTTGTCTATATTCAAGATTACATGGGGTGGGCAGTGGGATTTGGAATTCCCGTTATCCTAATGTTAATAGCAACAGTATCATTTTTCTTAGCTTCTCGGTTTTATGTAATGGCGGAGGTTAAAAGGAACATGCTAAATGGTATAGCACAGGTACTTGTTGCCTCTTACAAAAACAGATTTCTTCAGTTATCCCAGGAGACCAAGAATGGCACATACCACCAAGAAAAGGGTTCTGATCTCCTAATGCCAACTGAAAACTTAAGGtatgttttgtttctttggtTCATTTGTTCTATCTGTAGTCCACTTGAATGGTCTTGTAAAATGCTTTTGAGAGAAAAGGCTTAATGAAGCAGTGACTTTGTTTGCCAGGTTTCTGAACAAAGCATGCGTAGTTAGAAATCCCTCACAGGATTTAACACCAGAGGGAAGAGCTAGGAATCCATGGAATCTTTGCACAGTGGAGCAAGTGGAAGATCTGAAGGCACTAGTCAAGATAGTTCCAATATGGTCAACAGGAATCATTATCGGTGTGAACATGAGTCAAGGTTCCTTTCTGGTACTAGAGGCATCTTCCATGAACCGCCACATCactccaaattttgaaattcccGCAGGCTCCTTTGTATCATTTATGATTGTATCTCTGGTTCTCTGGGTTATAATCTATGACCGCATT
This DNA window, taken from Vigna radiata var. radiata cultivar VC1973A chromosome 5, Vradiata_ver6, whole genome shotgun sequence, encodes the following:
- the LOC106759957 gene encoding protein NRT1/ PTR FAMILY 1.2, which produces MDNISEMESAIEESLLSKKSSNAKGGFRTLPFIIANEAFERLASLGLMPNMILYLTRQYGMQTAGATNFLLLWSAVSNLTPFIGAVLADSYVGRYSMIAFGSVASLLGMVLLWLTTLIPMSKPLCEGFLTDSCDNSPTTIQLLILHSSFALMSIGAGGIRSSSLAFGVDQLTKRDKDAGIQESYFSWYFAAVSMSSLIGLTVVVYIQDYMGWAVGFGIPVILMLIATVSFFLASRFYVMAEVKRNMLNGIAQVLVASYKNRFLQLSQETKNGTYHQEKGSDLLMPTENLRFLNKACVVRNPSQDLTPEGRARNPWNLCTVEQVEDLKALVKIVPIWSTGIIIGVNMSQGSFLVLEASSMNRHITPNFEIPAGSFVSFMIVSLVLWVIIYDRILVPVVSNIRGYPAKLGAKKKMGVGLFTSCVSIASLVIVESIRRKIAIEQGYSDQAEAVVNMSALWLLPRQILNGVAEGTSVIGQNEFFLTELPSSMASLASSLNGLGSSLASLVASFILSVVDRVSGGGGHESWVSSNINKGHYDSYYGLICALSFLNFIYFIYCSKSYGPCKDRRK